The DNA segment CGGCGGTGGTTAGTTCACCCTTCCTGTCTGCCTCGGGACAAGAACTTCCCGAAGCCCAGACAGAGGTGCGGGTGTGCTGGGACGACCAGACCCTCTACCTGGGGATCGAGGCGCGCGAACCCTACCTGGACCCGAAGCTGAACATGCTGCACCTGGTCAAGGCCGAGGCTACCGGTCGCGACGCCAGCGTGTTCTCCGAGGACTGCCTTGAGGTGTTCCTGCAGCCCGAGCCGGGGGCGTATTACCACTTCGCCACCAACTCGGGCACGGGACGCTACGAGGCCCGCAACCGTGACGCCGCCTGGAACGGCGACTGGCAGTGTGTGACCAGCCGGGGCATGGACCGGTGGACGGCGGAGATGGCGATTCCGCTCTCGTCGCTGAGCGCGAAGCCCTCCGGAGAGTGGCGCGCCAACTTCGCTCGCGAGCGCAGCGCGGTGAAGGAGCTCAGCACCTGGTGCGGCCTGCAGAACGATTTCCACGCGACGGAGGCCTACGGAAGGCTGCGCTTCGCGGAGTCTGGTCCGGCGCTGGGACCGGTGACTGTGGAGGCACGCGCCGGTGAGGTGACGCTTCGCAGCAACCTGCGTCCGTCAGCTACGGGTCGTGCGACTCTGGAGGCGCAGCTTCAGACAGGCGGCCAGACCGTCAGGGCCCAGACCCAGGCCTCCGGAAACGTGGCACTGCGACTGGCACCCCCGGCGACTGCAGCGACGGGTGAAGCGAAGCTCACGTACCGTCTGCTCCAGGACGGAGTCGCACTGCTGGAGTCCGCGCCGATGCAGACGTCCCTGGGTGGCGCCACGGCTGATCTCACACTTGGCTCGGCAGACGTGCGCGCCGAGGTTCTACTGAATGGCTCACCGGTGAAGGCCGGGGCTGAGGCCACGAAGCTGGCGCTGCGTCCGGGGCTGAACGTGCTGGCGCTGACGGCGGAGGCAACGGGGCCTCATCCAGGGCTGGAGCCTGAACTCCGCCTCGGGCAGCGCCCTTTGCCGTCGCGGTGGCTGACTCGCACACAGGCGCCGTCGGAAGATTGGACGCAGGCGGTTCCGGGCAAGGACTGGGCTCGCGCCTCGGAGGGAGAGCTCTGGCCAAAGGACCAGCCCGGTGTGCAGCGGCTGTGGGCCGTCTGTGCGATCTACCTTCCGCTCCAGGGCCCACAGTTGTTCCCGCGGACGGACACCTGCTACCTGCCGCGAGGTAGTCGCCAGTTCGTCCGGCTCAACCTGCACCTCCCGCCGGAGCTGCCGACGAACGGTTACTCGATGTTCGTGGAGGTTCCGGACTCGGTGCGCTGTGTGGCGCTCGACCCGCTGGGCTCGGTGACGCCGGGGATGACCTCGGAGCCGATCAGCGCTGAAGGTGGCGCGACCATGTCACGCTATCGGCTTCACTACTCGGGAGTGCCTGGCGACGGAATCGAGCTGTCCCTGCGTTGGGGTGATGAGAGCGGCGGGACGCTGGCATATCAGCCTTCCCTGCGCACCGGCGGGACTCACGACTGGCGTCACCTGACTGCAGAAGTCACCGCGCCTGCGGGGGCCGCTAACGTCCGGCCGCTGGTCATCAAGTGGCAGGACCGCGGGATCGTGGGCACGGCCTGGGTGGACAACGTGGTCTTCCGGGCGGCTGACGCGAAGCAGAACTTGCTCAAGATGGGCACGCTGGACGAGCCGACCTGGGGCAACCACGGAATGCTCAAACCCGAGGGGCCTGACGGGAGTCGCTGCATCAAGATAGTCTCGACGGCGGAGACCGCGAACCGGCAGCAGGCCCTGTGGGTGGACAACCAGGGGTCGGTGCCGGTCAAGGCAGGCCGCAAGTATGTCGTCGAGATGGATGTGCGTTGCGCGGACCTGCGCTCACCCAGTTCGCAGCCCCTGGTGGGGTTGCTGCTGGAGGCACCGGGAGACATGCCGCTAGGTGAGATGCCGATGTACACGTACTGCGAGGTCCTCGACGGGACCGTCACGGAGGTGCCCAGTCGCAGCCGCCTCGTGGTGCTCCCGGCCCTCAAGAACGTCCAGCCCGCGAGGGCGCGAATCTGCCCCTGCTACTACGGGTCGGTCTTCACCACGCCGGAGGTCGCAAAGGCCTTCGCCGACAACTGCCGGGCCTCCGGGATCACCTGGACCTACGGACGCTCGAGCAATGACGTCGTACCGCATCTGCTCCCGCAGGGCCACAAGGTCATCCTGAGCCTGCCCTGGGAGCCGTGGAGTGCTCCGCCGGGCGCCGCCGAGTGGCTTGAGCAACACCCCGAACTGCAGGCACGGGACTTCAGCGGCAAGCCGATGCTGCGGGCAATCTGCCCGACATGGTTCCTCGACGAGGGCAAGGAGCCCCTGGCGAAGCTGGAGGAATGGGTCCTCAGGCTAGTGAGTACAGAGAACTGCGCCGGGGTCGACTGGGACTTCGAGCAGTCCGTGCTCGACCCACCGACCTTCTGCACCTGCGACCGCTGCTTGAAGGAGTTCCGCCGGTATGGCAAACTCCCAGCGGAGGCGGTGCTGACGCCGCAGACCCTCCAGGGACAGTATCGGCGGCTGTGGACCGACTTCCGCTGTGAGCAGAACGCGCAGATGGTCGGGAAGCTGCGGGAGATGCTGCGCAAGGCGGACCGCCCCATCGAGTTCTCCATCTACTCGGGCTATCAGGGCGAGCGCACGCGTGAGCACTACGGCGTGGATTGGTTCCGCATGGCCCGGTTCATCGACCTCGCGATCGCCGGCTACAACGGGCACCGCGATGAGGTCTACAGCACGGTCGAAGCGCTGGGCAAGGTGCCCTTCATGGGCGGCGAGCTGTGGTACCTGTCCGACCGTGACAGCCGAAGTGGCGCACCTCGTATGGAGACCTGGCGGAACCGCATCCTCCGTCAGTACGTCGAGAGCGGCTGTCAGGGCTGCCTGATCTGGTGGCTGCCTCCAATGGAGGGTGGGGCGTTCTATGCTACCTCCGAGGCGACGGAGTTGATCGCCCGCTACGAGGATTATTTCGTGGCCACCCAACGCTGCGACGCGAGGGTCACGGTGACGGGGCTTCCCGAGACCGACTGGGCTGCCTTCGCCCACGGGGGGAAGACACTGGTGCTTCTGATGAACTTCCGGGGGGAGCAGGCAAGCGCTGAAGTGAGGTTTGGGGACGCGACGACGACCCGCTCGGTCGCGCCCTATGGCTGTGAGGTAGTGCTGCTGGAGGACGCCGAAGATTGAGGTCCTGCTGGATGGCTGTCGAGACCCCGTTCAAGGAGTGTACCTGCTGTTCTGCATCCTGGGAGAGCCTTTCGGCCTTCGTCCTGGATCCTGAGTTGACGCTTGAGGGCTACCAGCCCAGCTTTGCGAACCCCTTTGAGGGCTGGCTGCTCCTCACCCATGACACTCCGGGCTGCAGGACCACGCTGGCCGTGAAGACAGCGCATCTGCGTGACCTGTACGATGGGCCGGACTATGCGGAGCGACGCACGGGAACGCCTGGCTGCCCGCTACTTTGCATCAGAGAGAACCGGCTGGAAGAGTGTACGATGGACTGCGACATGGCGTGGGTGCGCCAGGTGATGCAGTACCTGCGACGGCACACCCTTCCCCCGCGTCTGGTCACGGAGGAGGCGCAGTAGGCCACCGATCGTGTGCTGCGGGGCGAGGCTGCTGTGCGCAGGCGGCTAGACCGGGTCGATGCCGTCGATGAGGCGTCGCATGATCTCATCGTCGGCTGCCTTCGCCTCGGCGTCGTAGGCCTCCTCGAGCTTCCTGACCAGCTCGCGGAACTCTTCGTTCTCCCCCATCAGCTCCTTCAGTCGGGTCCGGATCGCCTGAGCCGTCTCCTGCAGACCCGAAGTGTCCACCCGTATCCCGAGCAGTTGCGACGCCACACTGATTCCCCTCACGAGGCTTGGGGTATAGGTGGGAATCTCCAGGAGCGGATAGTGCGGGATGTCCACCACGAGGGAGTACATGTCGGCGTTGCGCTCACTGGCCCGCGTGATGAGGTAGGTAACGAAGCCGGCCGGTCCCTCGTAGTCGCTGAAGCTGACATTGAGAGAGGACATCCTGGCGCGCAGCTCCGGGCGTGAGACCGACGCATGTGCCCTGGGCTCCCGGGTGTGCGGGACCGCGGCTGCGACACTCCCCACGAAGACGATCGTGCGGACGCCGAAGGTCTCCACCACCTCGAGAAGGCAGTCGGCGAACTGACGCCAATGCAGGTGCGGCTCCTCACCCGAGAACAGCAGCAGGTTGTCCTCGGGCGCCGCGTAGAGCTCGTTCTTGCTGAAGGAGAGCTGACGCACCAGGCCGTTCTGGATCGCACAGTGGGGCCTGAGCAGGCCAGCCTGCTCCATGCCGCTGACCGCTCGCACCGTCGCGACCTCGCCGTCGGCGACCAGCGTCACCGGGCCCGACAGGATGGGGAGGTGCAACACCTGAAAGTCATTGGGGTCGATCTCGCCGATCTTGATGGCGGCGAGCTCGCGCCGGAAATGCTCCACGGTGCCCGTGGAGACGTGCCCGCCATCCATCCATCCGGTGAAGGCCAGCACCAGAGAGGGTGCCTCCATGGCCGGCCGGCTGCGCAGCTTCAGTTGCTCCATGCCCTATCACCTTTGGCCGTGCTCAGCGGCCGCATCCTCGCAGGATTACGACACTCGTCTGCTTCAGACCGATGACGCCGGGCTAGAGACCGGCCGTTGCCGTCTCGGTGGCAAGCGCCGCTCCTCGGCCGTCAAGCCGCTGCAAGGTCACTGCTCCGGTCAGGCTTGAGGAGAGGGTGAAGCGGTCTTCGCCTCCCCGGTGCTTCACGATCACCACCATCGTCTCCCCCGACTGCTGCATCGTAGCCTCAGCGACTGCCGCCTCGCCCCGGTGTGGCTCGATCACACTCACGTAGACGGTTCCCGGTCCCTTGCGGCGGTCGATGACGCAACTGTGAGTCTCTCCCCGAGAGGGGTCTTTGGCAAGGATCATCTCGGCGTCAGCGGGCTGCAGTTGCAGCACCGACAGCTTCCGGGGCCCCTCAGCAAACTCGACCCGGCAGAGGCCTGCGGGGACGTCACCGCGTCGCACCTCCGTCAGGTGGGCATACCCGCGAGCCGTGATGGGATTCTGCGCAAGCCGGCTGAGCGAGGCGCTGCTGCTCACCTGCCCCGGCCCGTGGAGAGCCAGGTCGTAAGTGTGCGGCTTGTCGGAGGATACGCGGAAGACGTCCAGGACGTAGTTGTCCACCAGGCACAGCGTCCGGTCGAGGAGGACGCCGGGATACGCGGTGTCGCAGGTCGCACGCGCGGCTTTGAAGACCGGACCAGAGTGGAACAGTCGGCAGACGCCATACACCCGCATATCGCCCGACTCTCCGGTCCAGATTCCGTTGGACATCGCCTGTGGAAGCTGGGCGACCTCGTCCACCGTCACCGTGTTGTGGGCGATGGTCTGGTTCGCCCAGGTCAGGTGCATGGGGTTGTCGTAGCCCCAGGAACCGGCGTCGGGGCACAGAACCTCATCGAGACCGTACAGGTCGATGCTAAGCCGGTCGGGATGGTCGTGACCGCTCCCGTAGGGCCCGAAGGCGAAGTTGACGCTGGTCGACTCCACGTCCAGTGGACGGTTGCGCAGGATCGCGAAGCCGCCAATCTGGAAGAGCGTGCAACCGGCCTCATGGCGTCCGCTGATTCCGATCCGCGCGTCCTTGCTCAGGTCATACTCGCCAGCCGGAACGTCCTTCGGGCTGTGCACAAGACTCCAGAAGTCGAGGCGGCGGCCGTCTCGTCCCTGCGTTTCGAAGCTACCGTTCTGGAGCACGTTGCGGCCGGTGGGGACCACTGTTACCTTCAGGTCATCCCAGAGGATCTCTCCGGCGCCGTCCTCAAGGAACACATGAAGGCGAACCTGACGGTACTGCCCGGCCTTGCCCTCGGGGTCCGGCGGAATCTGGGCCTTCACCGCCTGCCAGCCCTCGCCGTCCTTCACCCGGTTCGAGAAGAGGGTCTGGTCACCGAAGTTGCATCGCAGGTGCGCGCTGCCGCCTCCGGCCTTGAGCACCTTGACCCAGCCAGTCGCTTCGACCGCAGCGTCGACGGGAATGGTCACGTTGGCAACCAGGGCGCAGCGGCCACCGGCCTCGGTCTTGAGCTGGAAGGCGGCCTCACCATCGTGGGCATCACCGAAGACGACCTTGCCCTCGGACTTGCCTGAGGGCTGCCACAGGTCCCAGGGACCGGGGACCTTGCTGCCGAAGTTGCGCTCACGGCTAATGATCCAGGCGTACTTGGGGTCACCGTACTCCTGATAGGCCAACTCGTAGATCGGATGATAGGCCAGGGCGCGTGAGCCGGAGTCGCCGACGGCCGCCAGACTCCCGTTGGGGAAGGCGTAGTAGAAGGGCGCATCGAGGAAGGCGCGAATCGAGCGGTCACCCGCCGGTCCGTATTCCTCGTGCGGTGCGCTTCCCTCGAAGGGTCCCATCAGGCCGGGGAGCTTCGCGTGCCACAGGTCGATGCCGGAGTTCCTCGCCGCGACCATGATGGGCACCAGCGCTGAGGCCGTGTAGTAGGTATAGCCCATCGAGCGCTCCCAGTGGATGCCGTCGGAGAAGATCGAGTGGGTGAGCTGCTGCACGATCCCATACAGGTAGCCGCGACGGTCGGGGTCCCAGACGCCGTTGATGGCTTCTTCGATGAGCTCGCGGTCGCCGATCGCAAAGCCGCAAGAGGCGACGATCGTCAGCGCCCAACTACGCCAGTTGCTGGAGTTCATATGGCCGCAGCGATGGCCACACTCCCAGCCGAGGATTCGCAGCAGGTCGCGCTCGATCAGGCGGCTGTCGTCGGCGCTAACGAAAGGCGTTCCGGCGATGAGGTCATAGGCCATGGCAGCATCGATCGCCAGCGGACCCTCGCCAAGCGTGCTGTCGGTGAAGCGCCCTCGTGAAGGCGTTGTCTTGAGGGTCGGGCAGACGCGGGCGCAGGCAAGC comes from the Armatimonadia bacterium genome and includes:
- a CDS encoding heparinase II/III family protein, translating into MASFADGPESTKPQTLAAAEQAAKPALPSYRDILRVPIPDKLPDHPRVFCTAADLARIKSDLAAGDAYTTAVVTLIRSQAEDALRSSPDYASRQPTRGDFSTAAILAEAYALTGERKYGERCREILLACARVCPTLKTTPSRGRFTDSTLGEGPLAIDAAMAYDLIAGTPFVSADDSRLIERDLLRILGWECGHRCGHMNSSNWRSWALTIVASCGFAIGDRELIEEAINGVWDPDRRGYLYGIVQQLTHSIFSDGIHWERSMGYTYYTASALVPIMVAARNSGIDLWHAKLPGLMGPFEGSAPHEEYGPAGDRSIRAFLDAPFYYAFPNGSLAAVGDSGSRALAYHPIYELAYQEYGDPKYAWIISRERNFGSKVPGPWDLWQPSGKSEGKVVFGDAHDGEAAFQLKTEAGGRCALVANVTIPVDAAVEATGWVKVLKAGGGSAHLRCNFGDQTLFSNRVKDGEGWQAVKAQIPPDPEGKAGQYRQVRLHVFLEDGAGEILWDDLKVTVVPTGRNVLQNGSFETQGRDGRRLDFWSLVHSPKDVPAGEYDLSKDARIGISGRHEAGCTLFQIGGFAILRNRPLDVESTSVNFAFGPYGSGHDHPDRLSIDLYGLDEVLCPDAGSWGYDNPMHLTWANQTIAHNTVTVDEVAQLPQAMSNGIWTGESGDMRVYGVCRLFHSGPVFKAARATCDTAYPGVLLDRTLCLVDNYVLDVFRVSSDKPHTYDLALHGPGQVSSSASLSRLAQNPITARGYAHLTEVRRGDVPAGLCRVEFAEGPRKLSVLQLQPADAEMILAKDPSRGETHSCVIDRRKGPGTVYVSVIEPHRGEAAVAEATMQQSGETMVVIVKHRGGEDRFTLSSSLTGAVTLQRLDGRGAALATETATAGL
- a CDS encoding PAC2 family protein, whose protein sequence is MEQLKLRSRPAMEAPSLVLAFTGWMDGGHVSTGTVEHFRRELAAIKIGEIDPNDFQVLHLPILSGPVTLVADGEVATVRAVSGMEQAGLLRPHCAIQNGLVRQLSFSKNELYAAPEDNLLLFSGEEPHLHWRQFADCLLEVVETFGVRTIVFVGSVAAAVPHTREPRAHASVSRPELRARMSSLNVSFSDYEGPAGFVTYLITRASERNADMYSLVVDIPHYPLLEIPTYTPSLVRGISVASQLLGIRVDTSGLQETAQAIRTRLKELMGENEEFRELVRKLEEAYDAEAKAADDEIMRRLIDGIDPV
- a CDS encoding sugar-binding protein, with protein sequence MQTSQALSVVVVLCALLACASCSGQALLTAYQTTQPPALDGVLTDPCWQAAVVSSPFLSASGQELPEAQTEVRVCWDDQTLYLGIEAREPYLDPKLNMLHLVKAEATGRDASVFSEDCLEVFLQPEPGAYYHFATNSGTGRYEARNRDAAWNGDWQCVTSRGMDRWTAEMAIPLSSLSAKPSGEWRANFARERSAVKELSTWCGLQNDFHATEAYGRLRFAESGPALGPVTVEARAGEVTLRSNLRPSATGRATLEAQLQTGGQTVRAQTQASGNVALRLAPPATAATGEAKLTYRLLQDGVALLESAPMQTSLGGATADLTLGSADVRAEVLLNGSPVKAGAEATKLALRPGLNVLALTAEATGPHPGLEPELRLGQRPLPSRWLTRTQAPSEDWTQAVPGKDWARASEGELWPKDQPGVQRLWAVCAIYLPLQGPQLFPRTDTCYLPRGSRQFVRLNLHLPPELPTNGYSMFVEVPDSVRCVALDPLGSVTPGMTSEPISAEGGATMSRYRLHYSGVPGDGIELSLRWGDESGGTLAYQPSLRTGGTHDWRHLTAEVTAPAGAANVRPLVIKWQDRGIVGTAWVDNVVFRAADAKQNLLKMGTLDEPTWGNHGMLKPEGPDGSRCIKIVSTAETANRQQALWVDNQGSVPVKAGRKYVVEMDVRCADLRSPSSQPLVGLLLEAPGDMPLGEMPMYTYCEVLDGTVTEVPSRSRLVVLPALKNVQPARARICPCYYGSVFTTPEVAKAFADNCRASGITWTYGRSSNDVVPHLLPQGHKVILSLPWEPWSAPPGAAEWLEQHPELQARDFSGKPMLRAICPTWFLDEGKEPLAKLEEWVLRLVSTENCAGVDWDFEQSVLDPPTFCTCDRCLKEFRRYGKLPAEAVLTPQTLQGQYRRLWTDFRCEQNAQMVGKLREMLRKADRPIEFSIYSGYQGERTREHYGVDWFRMARFIDLAIAGYNGHRDEVYSTVEALGKVPFMGGELWYLSDRDSRSGAPRMETWRNRILRQYVESGCQGCLIWWLPPMEGGAFYATSEATELIARYEDYFVATQRCDARVTVTGLPETDWAAFAHGGKTLVLLMNFRGEQASAEVRFGDATTTRSVAPYGCEVVLLEDAED